Within Acidobacteriota bacterium, the genomic segment CCGATTGGTGCAAGCGCCTTCCTGACGGCGTCGAACTGGCTTATGACGGTTTGCAGGTAGAACTTTGAAAAAGTAGTCAGTAGTCAGTAGTCAGTAGTCAGTAGTCGCGGCGATTAGGCCAGGCAACTCCAAACTACCGGCTACCGACTACTGACTACTGACTACTATGAATATCTTCCACGACATTGAGCACGCAGAATTGCAGCGCCCGACGGTGACGACGTTGGGCGTCTTCGATGGTTTGCATTTGGGCCATCAGGCCATCGTGCGAATGGTCGTCGAGCGCGCGTTGCTGCGGGGTGTGACGCCGACGCTGATTACGTTTGATCCGCATCCGCGTCAGGTGCTGCGGCCCGATACGGCGCCACCGCTGTTGCAGACCTTCAACCAAAAGATGGAAGGCTTGCGGCTGCTCGGCTTGCAACAGGTCGTCGTGCTCAACTTCACGCCGGAGTTGGCAGCGCTCTCTGCCGAAGAGTTTGTGCAACGCTTTATCTGCGATGCCCTGCAAGCGCGCGAAGTTTATCTGGGCAAAGGCTTCGCGTTTGGGCACCAACGGCGCGGCAATATCGAATTGTTGCTGCAACTCAGCCAGCGCCTCGGCTTTCACGCCGCCGAAGTCCCCGAAGTGCAATTGCGCCAGCAGCGCATCAGTTCGACGCAAGTGCGCCGCCTGTTGCAAGCGGGCCGTGTCAACGTCGCGCGCCGCATGTTGGGCCGCCCCTACGGCATCGAAGGCGTCGTCACGCGCGGCCACGGCATCGGCAAACAACTGCTCTATCCCACGGCCAACCTGGCGCTCGAAAATCGCGTGCTCCCGGCGGATGGCGTTTACGTCACGCTGACGCTGGTGGACGGCGTCTGGCGGCGCAGCGTGACGAACATCGGCAAACGCCCGACCTTTGGCGGCGAGGTGGCATCGAAGGTCGAGACGCACCTCATTGATTTTGACAGCGATCTCTATGACCAAACGATTCGCGTGCGTATGCTGCATCGCTTGCGCGGCGAAAAGAAATTCAACGGCATCGAGGAATTAAAAGCACAGATCGGGCGCGACCGCGACCGCGCGGTGCGCTATTTTGAGTCGGCGCTGGTGCAACGAAATCTGAGCTTTTCGTGACGGGCCAGTGCGTCAAAGGAATTTGCCTGCCTCTTTGCTTACCGCAAGCATTCTCCATTCTTCATTCTCAATTCCTGGCAGAGAGACAGGCTGACGAAGTTTGCCCGCTGCCAGAGAATGGAGAATGAAGAAAGCTCTGAGAGCCAAGGCTAACATTACCCTGTCTCTCACACACCTGCGCTAATCAACCGGCAAAACTCGACGGCGCGATTCTCGGCCCAGGCGCGATCTTCGTCCGGCTGCTTGATTCCGCAAAAGGCCACGTGCCCGCCATGCGGTGTGCCCACCAGATGCACGTTGGGATTGCCCGTCAACCGCGCATCACTGAAGGAAGCGTAAGGAATGAATGGATCGTCTTGCGCGGTGATGATCAGCGCGGGCACTTGGATATTGGGCAAGTGCGGCAAAGCGCTGGCGTGCTGGTAATAGCCCCGTGCGCCGTCAAAGCCGTTGTGATGCTGGTACGCTTCATCCCAATCCCACAGGTGCCTGATCGTTTTTAGCGGCGTGATGTCATAGACGCCGGGAAAGAGCCGCGCCTTGGCGCGCAGCGTGCGGCGCAGGCTGCGCAGAAAGCGCAACTCATAAATCATATTCTCGCGGCGCATAATCGCCCGTGAACACTGCTCCAAATCAATCGGCGGACTGATGGCCACGACGCCGCGCAATTGCGGCGGGGCGGCTGCGCCCAACTCGCCCGCGAATTTCAGCGCCTGATTGCCGCCCATCGAGAAGCCCGTCAGAAACAGTTGCGGCAAGCCGTCCTCTTCGATCAATTCGCGCGTCACATGATGCAAATCCGTCGTCAGCCCCGAATGATAAAGCGTCGGCGTCAAATGAATTGTGCCGCCACAATTGCGCACGTTGAAGCGCAGCACGTTGAAGCCGGCGGCAAAGGCTTTGTCGGCCACCCCCAGTACGTAGCTCGCCTCGGCGGAACCTTCCAGCCCGTGAATGACCAACAGGGTCGGCGCGGCCAAGCGCTGCGGTTGCCAGTGGCAATAGGCCACGACCGTCGTGTGCGCTTCGGTGCGAAAGACGCGCCGTTCGGCGGGTTGTGCATTCAAGGCAAAACGGCGCGGGCGTTTGGAACCGAGGATGGTCATCGCGTGGGCGTTGCGCAGCGCCAGCGGAGCGATGA encodes:
- a CDS encoding bifunctional riboflavin kinase/FAD synthetase; its protein translation is MNIFHDIEHAELQRPTVTTLGVFDGLHLGHQAIVRMVVERALLRGVTPTLITFDPHPRQVLRPDTAPPLLQTFNQKMEGLRLLGLQQVVVLNFTPELAALSAEEFVQRFICDALQAREVYLGKGFAFGHQRRGNIELLLQLSQRLGFHAAEVPEVQLRQQRISSTQVRRLLQAGRVNVARRMLGRPYGIEGVVTRGHGIGKQLLYPTANLALENRVLPADGVYVTLTLVDGVWRRSVTNIGKRPTFGGEVASKVETHLIDFDSDLYDQTIRVRMLHRLRGEKKFNGIEELKAQIGRDRDRAVRYFESALVQRNLSFS
- a CDS encoding alpha/beta fold hydrolase, with amino-acid sequence MIETVAPPYHQNLFQTFTARLAARPFIAPLALRNAHAMTILGSKRPRRFALNAQPAERRVFRTEAHTTVVAYCHWQPQRLAAPTLLVIHGLEGSAEASYVLGVADKAFAAGFNVLRFNVRNCGGTIHLTPTLYHSGLTTDLHHVTRELIEEDGLPQLFLTGFSMGGNQALKFAGELGAAAPPQLRGVVAISPPIDLEQCSRAIMRRENMIYELRFLRSLRRTLRAKARLFPGVYDITPLKTIRHLWDWDEAYQHHNGFDGARGYYQHASALPHLPNIQVPALIITAQDDPFIPYASFSDARLTGNPNVHLVGTPHGGHVAFCGIKQPDEDRAWAENRAVEFCRLISAGV